A DNA window from Ignavibacteriales bacterium contains the following coding sequences:
- a CDS encoding SOS response-associated peptidase yields the protein MCGRYAFINGKMVFELVGRDILGNRKDALDDLPRYNASPMQQMPVLAIQNGNIVIRKMQWWLIPHWSKDGKIQASTFNAKSETLDQSKLFAPYFKSSRCLVPADAFYEWQKMTTVIEVNGKTKKILSKQPMCIRMKDEKTFMFAGLFSVWKNEKGEKFPSFTILTTEPNKLIEDIHTRMPVILSEKQFDQWLDRDYNDIAKLKTLLKPYSAAKMDAYPVSTYVSNSQHEGPDCMNREKKI from the coding sequence ATGTGCGGCAGATATGCTTTCATAAATGGCAAAATGGTCTTTGAGCTTGTCGGGCGAGACATCCTTGGCAACAGAAAAGATGCATTAGACGATCTTCCTCGATACAATGCATCACCCATGCAGCAGATGCCGGTATTAGCAATTCAAAATGGAAATATCGTCATAAGAAAAATGCAGTGGTGGCTTATCCCTCATTGGTCAAAAGACGGGAAAATACAGGCATCGACATTCAATGCCAAATCAGAGACTTTAGATCAGAGCAAGCTCTTTGCTCCATATTTTAAATCGAGCCGGTGCCTCGTCCCCGCAGATGCTTTTTATGAATGGCAGAAAATGACTACCGTTATAGAGGTAAATGGGAAGACAAAAAAAATCTTGTCAAAGCAGCCGATGTGTATCCGTATGAAGGATGAAAAAACATTTATGTTTGCCGGGTTGTTCTCTGTCTGGAAGAACGAGAAGGGAGAGAAATTTCCAAGTTTCACCATTCTTACGACAGAACCTAATAAGCTCATAGAAGACATTCACACCCGCATGCCTGTCATACTTTCTGAAAAACAATTCGATCAATGGTTGGATCGTGATTACAACGATATCGCGAAGCTTAAAACACTATTGAAGCCCTATTCGGCAGCTAAAATGGATGCTTATCCGGTCTCGACTTATGTGAGCAATTCACAGCACGAGGGACCTGATTGTATGAACCGCGAAAAGAA